A single genomic interval of Stieleria maiorica harbors:
- a CDS encoding PDZ domain-containing protein: MNHLHAVVIGAWLLWGLPAFADDDPGNVPATSQVEAGTPSTLSPAAIQGGGFVEPKPGQGSGNPVVGGWYLGVYGRYGTTGLLLTNVYPGTPAARVGLEVGDRIVAVNGRRIGVLPHGTRRIDTALQWSASRSGWVRLLVSDRRSGRLINVDVRLVRGSVHF; encoded by the coding sequence ATGAACCATTTGCATGCGGTGGTGATCGGGGCGTGGCTTCTTTGGGGATTGCCGGCGTTTGCCGATGACGATCCAGGCAACGTGCCTGCGACGAGTCAGGTTGAGGCGGGGACACCATCGACTTTGTCGCCAGCGGCGATCCAAGGCGGCGGGTTTGTCGAACCCAAACCGGGACAAGGTTCTGGCAATCCCGTTGTCGGCGGTTGGTATCTGGGCGTGTATGGCCGTTACGGCACGACGGGATTGTTGCTGACAAATGTTTATCCAGGCACACCGGCGGCCAGGGTGGGCTTGGAGGTGGGCGATCGGATCGTTGCCGTCAACGGCCGACGCATCGGTGTGTTGCCGCACGGAACGCGACGCATCGACACCGCGCTGCAGTGGTCGGCCAGTCGCTCTGGCTGGGTCCGACTCTTGGTCAGCGATCGACGCAGCGGTCGGTTGATCAATGTCGACGTGCGACTGGTACGCGGCAGCGTCCACTTTTGA
- a CDS encoding sigma-70 family RNA polymerase sigma factor: MNPSAQPNPETSSADQTTPSAREARYSEFVSLLARHDQSIRRFARSLLPSGQGVDDVMQETALECWKKYESFTPETAEDAAEEFIRWACVIARYKVLSWQRDRGRDRLVFREGVIEQLAQTAMRDLSQRERERNAIEACLKELEDRERRLVLSVHAPGESVAKIAEETGIKVRRLYSKVNALRKRLADCVQLRLLEEG, encoded by the coding sequence ATGAACCCCAGTGCACAGCCTAATCCCGAGACGTCGTCGGCAGACCAAACAACGCCGTCGGCGCGTGAAGCGCGGTATAGCGAATTCGTCAGCTTGCTGGCGCGGCACGACCAATCGATTCGCCGATTCGCGCGCTCGTTGCTGCCATCGGGCCAAGGCGTGGACGACGTGATGCAGGAGACGGCGCTGGAGTGTTGGAAAAAATATGAATCGTTCACGCCCGAGACTGCCGAAGACGCGGCCGAGGAGTTTATTCGTTGGGCTTGCGTGATCGCCCGCTACAAGGTGCTCAGCTGGCAACGCGACCGCGGCCGAGACCGCTTGGTGTTCCGCGAAGGTGTGATCGAGCAATTGGCGCAGACCGCGATGCGTGACCTGAGTCAACGCGAGCGCGAGCGGAACGCGATCGAGGCCTGCCTGAAGGAACTGGAGGACAGGGAACGCCGCTTGGTCCTGAGCGTTCACGCCCCCGGTGAGTCGGTCGCGAAGATTGCCGAGGAAACCGGAATCAAGGTGCGGCGGTTGTACAGCAAGGTCAACGCGTTGCGAAAACGGTTGGCGGACTGTGTCCAACTACGGCTGCTGGAGGAGGGATGA
- a CDS encoding FKBP-type peptidyl-prolyl cis-trans isomerase, with the protein MSTVTQNHTQPGSDSRSGGQAKETIDATAQTVKRHWLAMGSETRRTVLYAGVALLCLLATGAIELATRPAVIAEYGKVGQEFYPEFRDPTLASALNVAVIDPDQVESKQFSVRRTDNGQWVIPSHHNYPADAADQLARTAGSVIGIKRGAMVTRWQADHARYGVVNPKTDSLEVGQVDGVGKRLTLRGEDDSVLADYIIGKKVEDQTDQYYVRHPDEDEVYVATLNIDLSTKFADWIDTDLFDINSSDVVNVTLNDYQFDELKGTVTERQVTSLRRESSVDDWQMEGIDQETEQVNRDAIRDTVNAIANLEIAGVRPKQTGLTPELQLDRNALAAQRDVDRLQSDLLSRGFLLQPDQNNRDTLKLIAREGELATATDDGLVYNLYFGRVFTGSQEELEIGLGGDDQDASSDAQVDDGSGDGSSGEAQDSKSSGDDPAKPASEKPGRYVFVTANFDPQFLGDEPAKPTEPEKPQELKDAEEKAEADSDDSKSSEESGEEASEEQAEAERLETLKEEYESKMEAYRSDLDAWESYQEKITQGKEKAQTLNRRFAQWYYVIPGDDYDKLALTRSDLVEAKTQASESESEPEMEAGSEASSSRDDAAAANLEAAEKFLSENQSKEGITTTESGLQYEVLEEGEGESPSDESRVNVYYKGTLIDGTVFDQSGDTPAQFGVNQVIAGWTEALKLMKPGAKWKLYIPPKLAYGESGSGDKIGPNALLIFEVELVSVE; encoded by the coding sequence ATGTCCACTGTAACTCAAAACCACACCCAACCGGGCAGCGACAGTCGATCCGGTGGTCAAGCCAAAGAAACGATTGATGCGACGGCCCAAACGGTGAAACGTCACTGGCTCGCGATGGGATCTGAGACGCGTCGAACCGTTCTGTATGCCGGCGTGGCGCTGCTGTGCCTGCTGGCGACCGGTGCGATCGAACTGGCCACCCGGCCAGCGGTCATCGCCGAATACGGCAAGGTCGGCCAGGAGTTCTATCCCGAGTTCCGTGATCCCACGCTGGCCTCGGCACTGAACGTCGCGGTCATCGATCCCGATCAGGTCGAATCGAAACAGTTCAGCGTGCGGCGGACCGACAACGGCCAATGGGTGATCCCGTCACACCACAATTACCCGGCCGATGCAGCCGACCAACTGGCGCGGACCGCCGGCAGCGTGATCGGGATCAAACGCGGAGCCATGGTCACCCGTTGGCAAGCCGATCATGCACGTTACGGCGTCGTCAACCCGAAAACCGATTCGCTGGAAGTCGGCCAGGTCGATGGCGTCGGCAAGCGACTGACCCTGCGCGGTGAAGACGATTCGGTGCTGGCCGATTACATCATCGGTAAAAAAGTCGAGGACCAGACCGACCAGTATTACGTCCGTCATCCCGACGAAGACGAAGTTTATGTGGCGACGTTGAACATCGACCTGTCCACGAAGTTCGCCGATTGGATCGACACCGACCTGTTCGACATCAACAGCTCGGATGTCGTCAACGTCACGCTGAACGATTACCAGTTCGATGAACTGAAAGGCACCGTGACCGAGCGTCAGGTGACCTCGCTGCGTCGCGAAAGTTCCGTCGATGATTGGCAGATGGAAGGGATCGACCAGGAAACCGAGCAGGTCAATCGCGATGCGATCCGCGACACCGTCAATGCCATCGCCAACCTGGAAATCGCCGGGGTGCGTCCCAAGCAAACCGGCCTGACTCCCGAGTTGCAACTCGATCGCAACGCGCTCGCCGCACAACGCGACGTCGACCGCCTGCAATCCGACTTGCTGTCGCGAGGATTCTTGCTGCAACCCGACCAGAACAATCGTGACACACTGAAGTTGATCGCCCGTGAAGGTGAACTGGCGACGGCGACCGATGACGGATTGGTGTACAACCTGTACTTCGGACGGGTCTTTACGGGCAGTCAAGAGGAGCTGGAAATCGGACTCGGCGGTGACGACCAGGACGCCTCATCCGACGCTCAAGTTGACGACGGATCAGGCGACGGATCGTCCGGTGAGGCACAGGATTCTAAATCGTCGGGCGACGATCCCGCGAAACCCGCCAGCGAGAAACCGGGCCGATACGTTTTTGTCACCGCCAACTTCGATCCGCAATTCCTTGGCGATGAGCCTGCCAAGCCGACCGAGCCGGAGAAGCCACAGGAGTTGAAAGACGCCGAGGAGAAAGCGGAGGCGGATTCCGACGATTCGAAGTCGTCTGAGGAATCCGGTGAGGAAGCGTCCGAGGAGCAAGCCGAGGCCGAGAGACTTGAGACGCTGAAGGAGGAGTACGAGTCCAAGATGGAAGCGTATCGTTCGGACTTGGACGCGTGGGAATCCTATCAGGAGAAAATTACACAGGGCAAAGAGAAGGCCCAGACGCTGAACCGCCGTTTCGCCCAGTGGTATTACGTGATCCCCGGCGATGATTACGACAAATTGGCGTTGACGCGAAGTGACTTGGTGGAAGCGAAAACGCAAGCGTCGGAATCAGAATCGGAGCCGGAGATGGAAGCCGGTTCAGAAGCATCTTCGTCACGTGATGACGCCGCGGCGGCCAACCTCGAGGCCGCGGAAAAGTTCTTGTCGGAAAACCAATCGAAGGAAGGAATCACGACGACCGAAAGCGGTCTGCAATATGAAGTGCTGGAAGAGGGCGAAGGTGAATCGCCGAGCGATGAAAGTCGTGTAAACGTCTACTACAAGGGCACGCTGATCGACGGCACCGTGTTCGACCAGTCCGGAGACACGCCGGCCCAATTCGGCGTCAATCAAGTGATCGCCGGTTGGACCGAAGCACTGAAACTGATGAAACCGGGCGCGAAATGGAAATTGTACATCCCACCGAAATTGGCCTACGGCGAGAGTGGATCGGGCGACAAGATCGGTCCCAACGCCTTGTTGATCTTTGAGGTCGAGTTGGTTTCGGTGGAGTGA
- a CDS encoding DUF1553 domain-containing protein: MSMFLSTSDWKHVPMLRRVLLLCLMFLPQALPGEEIDFEEQILPILEERCLYCHGEDEQESGLRLDLRARMLRGGDSGLPAVVPGKPDKSYLVEVINHVDEDMAMPPDDDKLPAEEIDLLTRWIEAGAVIPGQMEDIASEQSDHWAFQSVVRPEVPEIKGAVTAPRPLTVIDAFLLRSLTEQGLSYSEPADPRSLIRRVSIVLTGIAPTPEQTEAFIEASKIDSEQAYTELVDRLLQSPHFGERWAQHWLDVIRWAETNGSEANLYRKNAWIYRDYVVRSFNEDKPYDVFVQEQIAGDSMGAGEATGFLVAGPHVPAATVGREPAAIRQARADRMDEIMQTVGASVMGVTIGCARCHNHKFDPITIQDYYSMTGVFQDVEFGSRYPEFAADHPRRQRGEAIWKEIAKQRGVLRQAGSWEENWGAFREMHFKPITTTAIRVRFKMANVGLDELEVFGPENYGENLAHKRRGTKVSGFPEDGFEGRNPIRRVNDGEYGTMTWRAKAEKDADKQPYVRLDFEQPETISRIRLSSNREYYFDTDYLDKKPYLPRYEYDVDIMKSDGSWQPWVGTWHTNTQLDKDHPERKPALKKIQNQIDLLSEEGPRPSFVGRFIRPDVTHVLLRGSPENPRDEVDPAGPAIFGGDLGLTQQAPGSKRRAEFAQWITSDENPLTARVMVNRLWHHVFGAGIVTTTSDFGKAGAAPTHPELLDWLAADFVHPTDSADAAWSTKAMIRQMVMSAAFRQSSAPRPEGLAKDAGSSLLWRFPPKRVEAEVIRDSILQASGSLDRTIGGRSYRIHNEKKTYAQWEVVKNYGPETWRRMLYQERMRRVDDQMFTAFDFPDCGQVRDKRPVSTTPLQALNLMNSDFVIAQSELIAERAERESGDELKSAIIRCFELLLSRQPETDELDACLEMATQTSLSLVCRTLLNTNEIAFLP; the protein is encoded by the coding sequence ATGTCCATGTTCCTATCCACATCCGATTGGAAACACGTCCCCATGCTTCGACGCGTCTTGCTCCTTTGTTTGATGTTCCTTCCCCAGGCCTTGCCAGGCGAAGAGATCGATTTCGAGGAACAGATCCTGCCGATCCTCGAAGAACGCTGTTTGTATTGTCACGGCGAAGACGAACAAGAATCGGGGCTGCGGTTGGACCTGCGTGCCCGCATGCTGCGCGGAGGCGATTCGGGGTTGCCGGCCGTCGTTCCCGGCAAACCGGACAAGAGCTACCTGGTCGAGGTGATCAATCATGTCGATGAAGACATGGCGATGCCGCCGGATGACGACAAGCTGCCCGCCGAAGAGATCGATTTGTTGACGCGTTGGATCGAAGCCGGTGCCGTCATTCCCGGGCAAATGGAGGACATCGCGAGCGAGCAATCCGACCACTGGGCATTCCAAAGCGTCGTGCGGCCGGAGGTTCCGGAAATCAAAGGTGCCGTTACCGCGCCCAGGCCCCTGACGGTCATCGATGCGTTCCTGCTGCGATCTTTGACCGAGCAAGGCCTGTCGTATTCAGAACCGGCCGACCCGCGTTCGTTGATCCGTCGCGTCTCGATCGTGTTGACCGGGATCGCACCGACACCGGAGCAAACCGAAGCGTTCATCGAAGCGTCCAAGATCGATTCCGAACAAGCCTACACCGAATTGGTCGATCGGCTGTTGCAATCCCCGCACTTCGGTGAACGCTGGGCGCAACACTGGTTGGACGTGATCCGCTGGGCGGAAACCAACGGGTCGGAAGCCAACCTGTATCGCAAGAACGCCTGGATCTATCGCGACTACGTGGTCCGATCGTTCAACGAAGACAAACCGTACGACGTGTTTGTCCAAGAGCAGATCGCCGGCGATTCGATGGGCGCGGGCGAAGCGACCGGCTTCCTGGTCGCCGGGCCGCACGTGCCCGCCGCGACGGTCGGCCGCGAACCGGCGGCGATTCGACAAGCACGCGCCGACCGCATGGACGAGATCATGCAGACCGTTGGTGCCTCGGTGATGGGCGTGACGATCGGGTGCGCCCGCTGTCACAACCACAAATTCGATCCGATCACGATCCAAGACTACTACTCGATGACCGGCGTGTTCCAAGACGTCGAATTCGGAAGTCGTTACCCGGAATTCGCCGCCGACCATCCCCGCCGTCAACGCGGCGAAGCGATCTGGAAAGAAATCGCCAAGCAACGCGGCGTCCTACGCCAAGCGGGAAGCTGGGAAGAAAACTGGGGCGCATTTCGCGAAATGCACTTCAAACCGATCACCACCACCGCGATCCGCGTGCGATTCAAAATGGCCAACGTCGGCTTGGACGAACTGGAGGTGTTCGGCCCGGAAAACTACGGTGAAAATCTGGCCCACAAGCGACGTGGCACCAAGGTCTCCGGATTCCCCGAAGACGGATTCGAAGGCCGCAACCCGATCCGACGCGTCAACGACGGCGAATACGGAACGATGACCTGGCGGGCCAAAGCGGAAAAGGACGCCGACAAACAGCCCTATGTCCGGTTGGACTTCGAACAGCCCGAAACGATCAGCCGGATCCGACTGAGCAGCAACCGCGAGTACTACTTCGACACCGATTACTTGGACAAAAAACCGTACCTGCCACGCTACGAATACGACGTCGACATCATGAAAAGCGACGGCAGCTGGCAACCATGGGTCGGGACCTGGCACACCAACACCCAATTGGACAAAGACCATCCGGAACGCAAACCGGCGTTGAAGAAGATTCAGAATCAAATCGATTTATTAAGCGAAGAGGGGCCGCGCCCGAGTTTTGTCGGCCGTTTCATCCGCCCCGACGTCACCCATGTACTGCTTCGCGGCAGCCCGGAAAATCCGCGTGACGAAGTCGACCCGGCGGGGCCGGCCATCTTCGGCGGCGACTTGGGACTGACCCAACAAGCACCGGGATCTAAACGTCGCGCCGAATTTGCCCAATGGATCACCAGCGATGAAAACCCGTTGACCGCACGCGTGATGGTCAACCGTCTCTGGCACCACGTCTTCGGCGCGGGAATCGTGACGACGACCAGCGATTTTGGAAAAGCCGGCGCGGCGCCGACGCATCCCGAACTGTTGGATTGGTTGGCCGCCGATTTCGTCCACCCGACCGATTCCGCCGACGCGGCGTGGTCGACCAAAGCGATGATCCGCCAGATGGTGATGTCCGCGGCGTTCCGTCAATCGAGTGCTCCGCGACCGGAGGGGCTGGCCAAGGACGCCGGTTCATCGCTGCTGTGGCGATTCCCGCCCAAACGGGTCGAAGCGGAGGTGATTCGCGATTCGATTCTGCAGGCCTCGGGATCGCTGGACCGCACGATCGGCGGACGCAGTTATCGCATTCACAACGAAAAGAAGACCTATGCCCAGTGGGAAGTGGTCAAGAACTACGGTCCGGAAACCTGGCGGCGGATGCTGTACCAAGAACGCATGCGTCGCGTCGACGACCAGATGTTCACGGCGTTTGATTTCCCCGACTGCGGTCAAGTCCGCGATAAACGTCCCGTGTCGACGACGCCGCTGCAGGCGTTGAATTTGATGAACAGCGATTTTGTGATCGCGCAATCCGAATTGATCGCCGAGCGAGCGGAACGAGAATCCGGCGACGAATTGAAGTCGGCGATCATCCGCTGCTTTGAACTGTTGCTTTCGCGCCAGCCCGAAACGGACGAATTGGACGCCTGTTTGGAAATGGCCACACAGACGAGTCTTTCGCTCGTCTGCCGTACCCTACTGAACACCAACGAAATCGCCTTCCTGCCCTGA
- a CDS encoding LamG-like jellyroll fold domain-containing protein, whose protein sequence is MDDHLRNLIFQALDQTISDDDFERLQDALEQHEDVRIEYLRSVGLYESLTEIAAESDELVDRDRSTREAPAQGTSAPTRGVGLDDPAAWGWQRWAIAASILLLASGAAYWFGRINDPSDPIAVDLRPQQVVQPEQVDEPAESLLAGHATLSRSVDLRWSNGSVMYREGDVLPNGRLRFDAGVAEIDFFCGATLIVDGPAELDVESDWSVRVIRGRLRASVPPAARGFIVKAADSEIIDLGTEFAVEVSPDRARVEVIDGEVELRGGRNHGDHLVTGQRQWLKGSQSDSESLEGLSTVRDLQRRREDAQAQQFQQWKTHSQQLSEDPRLIAYYPIAQSQSDRFIPNRAATGSQRDGILVGPVTPADGRFGPASTGLEFDRPGARVRTRIDGEFAAFTFACWVRIDSLEHRYNSLFMGDGYENGEPHWQIHEDGRMMFSIMVDDTPGSGLGPAEDARLHRIYYTDPIWDVSKSGKWLHLAAVYDPQGRQVNQFVNGEQVSSEPIVDQFHVQTLRIGTAEIGNWGQPLRDSPWFAVRNLNGAIDELAIFDVALTPHDIQSLYEQGKPLGY, encoded by the coding sequence ATGGACGACCATCTTCGCAACCTGATTTTTCAAGCACTCGATCAGACAATTTCGGACGACGATTTCGAGCGGCTGCAGGATGCCCTGGAGCAACACGAAGATGTCCGCATCGAATACTTGCGATCGGTCGGGCTGTACGAATCGCTGACAGAAATCGCCGCCGAATCAGATGAGTTGGTGGATCGCGATCGGTCGACGCGTGAGGCGCCGGCCCAGGGAACATCCGCACCGACACGTGGCGTCGGATTGGACGATCCGGCGGCGTGGGGGTGGCAGCGGTGGGCGATCGCGGCATCGATTTTATTGTTGGCCAGTGGTGCCGCGTATTGGTTCGGTCGCATCAATGACCCCAGCGATCCGATCGCGGTCGATCTCCGGCCCCAGCAAGTCGTTCAGCCCGAGCAAGTCGACGAGCCTGCCGAATCGTTGCTCGCCGGCCACGCGACGCTGAGTCGATCGGTCGATCTGCGCTGGTCAAACGGATCGGTCATGTACCGCGAAGGCGACGTGTTGCCCAACGGACGGCTGCGGTTTGATGCAGGCGTCGCCGAGATCGACTTTTTCTGTGGTGCGACGTTGATCGTCGACGGCCCGGCGGAGTTGGATGTCGAATCCGACTGGTCGGTTCGCGTGATCCGGGGCCGCCTGCGGGCGAGCGTTCCACCGGCGGCACGCGGGTTTATCGTCAAAGCCGCGGACTCGGAAATCATCGACCTGGGCACCGAATTCGCCGTGGAGGTGTCGCCCGACCGAGCGCGTGTCGAAGTGATTGACGGCGAAGTCGAACTGCGGGGCGGGCGAAATCACGGCGACCACCTGGTGACCGGACAGCGGCAATGGCTGAAGGGATCCCAATCCGATTCGGAATCGCTGGAAGGGCTCAGCACGGTCCGCGACCTGCAACGTCGACGCGAAGACGCACAAGCCCAACAGTTTCAACAATGGAAAACGCATTCGCAGCAGTTGAGCGAGGATCCGCGGCTGATCGCTTATTACCCGATCGCCCAGTCGCAGTCAGACCGTTTCATTCCCAACCGCGCCGCCACGGGAAGCCAGCGCGACGGCATCCTGGTCGGCCCCGTCACGCCCGCCGACGGACGATTCGGCCCTGCGTCGACCGGCTTGGAATTCGACCGTCCGGGGGCGCGGGTGCGGACTCGGATCGACGGCGAGTTTGCCGCGTTCACGTTCGCGTGTTGGGTCCGAATCGATAGCCTGGAACATCGCTACAACTCGCTGTTCATGGGCGACGGTTATGAAAACGGTGAACCGCATTGGCAGATTCACGAAGACGGGCGGATGATGTTTTCCATCATGGTCGACGACACGCCGGGATCCGGACTGGGACCGGCCGAGGATGCGCGGTTGCACCGGATCTACTACACCGATCCGATCTGGGATGTGTCCAAGAGCGGCAAGTGGCTGCATCTGGCGGCCGTCTATGACCCCCAGGGCAGACAGGTCAATCAATTCGTCAATGGCGAGCAGGTCAGCAGCGAACCGATCGTTGATCAATTCCACGTCCAGACGCTGCGGATCGGAACGGCCGAAATCGGAAACTGGGGACAACCGCTTCGCGATTCACCATGGTTTGCCGTCCGCAACCTGAACGGCGCGATCGACGAACTGGCGATCTTCGACGTTGCGCTCACGCCCCACGATATCCAATCACTTTACGAACAAGGAAAGCCATTGGGGTACTAA
- a CDS encoding DUF1501 domain-containing protein — protein sequence MTNPEKLSPLGRRLLDRRGFLHTAGLSTSALALTSLLSSDGLLAADVNTFSGKTPIRPEIDPSQPYAARPGHFDVPAKQVLVIYCPGAVSHVDTFDYKPALYDLHGQKPPGIPEVTFEGPTGNIAKPFWEFKPRGETGKMVSELVPHLAQHVDDFAFIHSLTTDTSAHPQGENFMNTGFTMEGFPSFGAWVTYALGTENQELPAFVAINDPRGLARSGKNNFGNGFLPAAFQGTDFSAAAPPNNLNRPDVLSAKEDRMSVDLLARLNAKHLEQYPDDADLAGRIASYELAGKIQTTVPEVMDISGETAETLKAYGVEGGSKLRGQYARNCILARRLLEKGVRVVQLFNGSDPAGGNGITNWDSHANILETHAMQAEIMDQPTAALFADLKQRGMLENTLVVWATEFGRMPFLQGNGTGRDHNPDAFTCFLAGAGVKKGISYGESDEFGFKAAANTTTVYDFNATLLHLMGLDHERLTYYHNGLERRLTNVHGHVVKDVLA from the coding sequence ATGACAAACCCAGAAAAACTCTCCCCGCTGGGGCGTCGTCTTCTCGATCGCCGCGGCTTCTTGCACACCGCCGGTCTTTCGACCAGCGCATTGGCGCTGACCAGCTTGCTCAGCAGCGACGGACTGTTGGCCGCCGACGTCAACACCTTTAGCGGAAAGACACCGATTCGTCCGGAGATCGATCCCAGCCAACCCTATGCCGCACGGCCCGGCCACTTCGACGTGCCCGCCAAACAGGTCCTGGTGATCTATTGCCCCGGGGCGGTCAGCCACGTCGACACGTTCGATTACAAACCCGCGCTGTATGACCTGCACGGCCAAAAGCCGCCGGGGATCCCCGAAGTGACCTTCGAAGGCCCGACAGGAAACATCGCCAAACCGTTTTGGGAATTCAAACCGCGCGGGGAAACCGGCAAAATGGTTTCCGAACTGGTACCGCACTTGGCCCAGCACGTCGACGATTTCGCCTTCATCCATTCGCTGACCACCGACACCAGTGCTCACCCGCAGGGCGAGAACTTCATGAACACCGGGTTCACGATGGAAGGCTTTCCGTCGTTCGGGGCTTGGGTCACGTATGCCTTGGGCACCGAGAACCAGGAACTGCCGGCCTTTGTCGCGATCAATGACCCACGCGGTCTGGCACGAAGCGGCAAGAACAACTTTGGCAACGGTTTCTTGCCGGCCGCGTTCCAGGGCACCGATTTCAGCGCCGCCGCGCCGCCGAACAACTTGAACCGTCCCGACGTGCTGTCCGCCAAAGAAGACCGCATGAGCGTGGATCTGTTGGCCAGGCTGAACGCCAAACACCTGGAACAATACCCCGACGACGCCGACCTGGCCGGACGGATCGCCAGCTATGAACTGGCCGGCAAGATTCAGACGACGGTGCCCGAGGTGATGGACATCTCCGGCGAAACGGCGGAAACGCTGAAGGCCTATGGAGTCGAAGGCGGCAGCAAGCTGCGGGGGCAATATGCCCGCAACTGCATCCTGGCCCGTCGGTTGCTCGAAAAAGGCGTCCGCGTCGTGCAGCTGTTCAACGGCAGCGACCCGGCCGGCGGCAACGGCATCACCAACTGGGACTCACACGCCAACATCCTGGAAACCCACGCGATGCAGGCGGAGATCATGGACCAGCCGACCGCGGCCTTGTTCGCCGATTTGAAACAGCGTGGCATGCTGGAAAACACGTTGGTCGTTTGGGCGACCGAATTCGGACGGATGCCGTTCTTGCAAGGCAACGGAACCGGACGTGACCACAACCCCGACGCGTTCACGTGCTTCCTGGCCGGTGCCGGGGTAAAGAAAGGCATCAGCTATGGCGAAAGCGACGAATTCGGATTCAAAGCCGCCGCCAACACCACCACGGTCTACGACTTCAACGCCACGTTGTTGCACCTGATGGGACTCGATCACGAACGATTGACGTACTATCACAACGGGCTGGAACGCCGGCTGACCAACGTCCACGGGCACGTCGTCAAGGACGTGTTGGCGTAG
- a CDS encoding sulfatase: protein MLRPSFAIACLVLLSCTGRGADKPNVLFIAVDDLRPELGCYGSDIAVSPNLDALAEDGLLFNRAYCQQAICRPSRASLMTGARPESTGLFHNYVSLRELQPDIVTLPQHFIAHGYETAYCGKIFHQGDTDEQNSWSRSPIQSIKGIKKPVGGYALAENNKIKSDNMKEMLAKYGEAARRGLGSGPAYENADVPDTAYSDGYNTRLAIETMKEMAAGDKPFFLGLGFKKPHLNWTAPQRYWELYDPTDIPMATHTDAPEGGAAMGLHASFELRTRAGIPKIGPLGPELSRTLKHAYLACVSYVDAQIGLMVQALEDAGVRDNTIIIVWGDHGWHLGDMGVWGKATNYEIATRVPLMIWTPGMKSRGRPTDALVELVDMYPTLCELAGLPIPGHVEGHSFAPLLDAPDKEWKKAAFSQYPNPALREWAANPLSQGMRETWFGPLIEQVEQRIIKQMGPKWNRELFEQHLMGYTMRTDRYRLVVWRDHRNPQSDPVYVELFDHQSDPAESKNIAGEHPELVRTLTEQLDAGWKAAL, encoded by the coding sequence ATGCTTCGCCCCAGCTTCGCCATCGCGTGCCTTGTGCTGCTGTCCTGCACCGGCCGCGGCGCCGACAAGCCCAATGTGCTGTTCATCGCCGTTGACGATCTGCGTCCGGAACTCGGATGTTACGGTTCCGACATCGCCGTCTCGCCGAACTTGGACGCCTTGGCCGAAGACGGGCTGCTGTTTAACCGAGCCTATTGCCAACAGGCGATCTGTCGACCATCGCGGGCGAGTCTGATGACCGGTGCCCGGCCCGAATCGACGGGTCTGTTTCACAACTACGTGTCGCTGCGAGAGCTGCAACCGGACATCGTCACGCTGCCCCAGCACTTCATCGCACACGGTTACGAAACCGCCTACTGTGGCAAGATCTTTCACCAGGGCGATACCGACGAACAGAACTCGTGGAGCCGCAGCCCGATCCAATCGATCAAAGGGATCAAGAAACCGGTCGGCGGCTACGCGCTGGCGGAAAATAACAAGATCAAAAGCGACAACATGAAGGAGATGCTGGCCAAGTACGGCGAGGCGGCACGTCGCGGGCTGGGCAGCGGGCCGGCCTATGAAAACGCCGACGTCCCCGACACCGCCTACTCCGACGGCTACAACACGCGACTTGCGATCGAGACGATGAAGGAGATGGCGGCCGGCGATAAACCCTTCTTCCTGGGACTCGGGTTCAAGAAACCGCACCTCAACTGGACCGCGCCACAACGCTACTGGGAACTGTACGATCCTACCGACATACCGATGGCGACCCACACCGACGCTCCCGAGGGTGGTGCCGCGATGGGGCTGCACGCTTCGTTCGAATTGCGGACCCGTGCGGGGATTCCTAAGATCGGTCCGCTGGGGCCGGAACTGTCGCGGACGCTCAAACACGCCTACCTTGCCTGCGTCAGCTACGTCGACGCCCAAATCGGATTGATGGTTCAAGCGTTGGAAGATGCCGGCGTCCGCGACAACACCATCATCATCGTTTGGGGTGACCACGGCTGGCACCTCGGCGACATGGGCGTCTGGGGCAAAGCGACGAATTATGAAATCGCCACCCGCGTTCCGCTGATGATCTGGACACCGGGGATGAAATCACGCGGCCGCCCGACCGACGCGCTGGTCGAGTTGGTCGACATGTATCCGACGCTGTGCGAACTGGCCGGCTTGCCGATTCCCGGTCACGTCGAAGGCCACAGCTTCGCTCCGCTGTTGGACGCCCCCGACAAAGAATGGAAAAAAGCCGCGTTCAGCCAGTACCCCAACCCGGCGCTCCGCGAATGGGCGGCCAACCCGCTTTCGCAAGGCATGCGGGAAACCTGGTTCGGACCGTTAATCGAACAAGTCGAACAGCGGATCATCAAGCAGATGGGACCGAAGTGGAATCGCGAACTGTTTGAACAACATCTGATGGGTTACACGATGCGGACCGACCGCTACCGATTGGTCGTCTGGCGCGATCACCGCAACCCGCAATCCGATCCGGTGTATGTTGAACTGTTCGACCACCAGAGTGACCCGGCGGAATCGAAAAATATCGCCGGCGAACATCCCGAATTGGTCCGCACACTCACCGAACAACTCGACGCCGGTTGGAAAGCGGCGTTATAG